The Arcobacter sp. F2176 DNA segment TAAGCCTTCTGCTTTCCCACTCTTTATTGATTCCTCTAAATAAAATAATCCTAAATAATTAACATGATGATTATAGTTCATATTAGTATTAGTCATTTTATCACTATGAATGAAAAAACCAATCTTTGTTAAATATACTTTTTCATCTACTATTGAAACTACATTAGCACTTAATGCTGTCTCACATAATAATTGTATTGCATATTTACTCAAATGACTTTTTTCTATTAACTCTTCATATGTTAATCCATCTTTATTATTTGCCAATATTTCTAATAATTTTAAATCTCTCATAGTTCTTATTACTTGAAAAATAATTGGTGCAAAAGCTATCTTTTGAGCTTCATTTTGAGCTTCCAATGCAGTTATTTTATCATTGTTTTTAAAAAAATCTTTCATACTTCTCTTTTAATTAGTTTTAAAGGCTATTGTTAACTCACCTTTTGCATAAATTGTATATTCATCAGATACTTCAAATTTGTATTCAGTCATATTTCCAAAATTAAAAGATTTTGATATTATTATTTGATAATCTTCTTTTGTGAATTCAGATATTTTTTCTATATTTTTTAATGAAACTAAAAAACCTATTATTGGTTCTTTATTATCTTGTGCAAATGCTGCACTACTTTGTGCTGCTGCTTCACTTATCATTGGTAGTGTTGGAATATAAGGAAAAGAACATTTTATAATAAAGAAATTTTCACCTTTATCTATGATTTCTTTAGCAAATCGTATAGGTGCTTGATGTGGTAAATTCATTAGATATTAACTTCTATTATATTTTTTTCATTTTTTTTAAAAAATTTAGAGATATGAATCATATGTTCTATTGATTTTGGATATTCATCATTTTGTATATTTATAAAATCTATTGTTGCTTGTTCTTTTGTAATTTTAACTTTTAGTGCAACAGCACTTTCTAAATACTTGATACAGTTATTTACTTCTTCTATGTTATCTATATCTAATGTTTCTGCACAAACTAATAATATCTCGTCACTGTCTAAAGCTTTTACTGCACCTACTTTTAAAACTTTTAAAGAAGTTTCTTCTCCTGCTGAAACTGTTAAAATTTCATTAGTATTATTTGATAATATAGAAGCATAAGATACAGGTGTATTATAAACAGAATTTTGAAAATCTGTAGGAGATAAAATCTCATTATTTGATATTGCATTTAATATCTTTGATGTTGATAATAATTCACCATATGATGTTCCAAATATTATTCTTCCATCTTTGAAGTTTACATTTGAAATAAGTTCAAGTACAAGTTTTGAAGCTCTTGTTAGTCTTCTTCTTATTATCATTTTAGGAACTAATTCTTTTGTCTTTAAATTAGCAATTTCTTTTTCTGCAAAAATATGTGAAGCATCTATTATTTCTAAATTTATTTTCATTTAACAAGTCCAAAAATTAATGAAGTATTATTTCCACCAAAGGCAAAAGAATTACTAAGTACATAATTAACTTTAGATGAAGTAGTTTCAAAAGAATAATTTATATCATCTATTTCTATTTTTTTTAAGCCTTTATTTGAAGGAATAATTTGTTCTTTTAAAACCATACAAGATATAATTGCTTCTATAGCCCCCGCAGCTCCTAATGTATGCCCTGTTATTGACTTTGTTGAACTAACTTTTGGTTTTATATCAGTAAACAAAGATTTTATTGCATTTAATTCAGAAAAATCATTGGCATAAGTTCCTGTACCATGAGCATTTATGTATGAGATATCATTTATATGTAAATTCGCATTTTTTAAAGCATTTTCCATTGCTTTTTTTGCCCCTAATCCTTCTGGGTGTGGTTGTGTCATATGGTGAGAGTCTGAACTGTATCCAACTCCACATAGTTCTATAGAATTCTTTTCTTTTTTATTTTGTAATAATAAAATTCCAAAACCTTCAGCTACATTCATACCTTCTCTATTTTTATCAAAAGGGGTGCATGGGTTTGATGATAAAACACTTAATGCTGAAAATCCACAAACAGTGGTAAAAGATAATGCATCTATTCCAATAACTAATACATTTTCATATATACCTTTTGAAATTACTTCTTTTGCATAGCCTAAAGCATTTGCACTTGAAGTACATGCTGTAGAAAAAGATATATCATCAAGGAATTTATAATTTTGTTTTAAAAAGTATGCTATAGCATCAACAGGATGTTTTTTTGGATTGATTTTTTTGTAATTTTTATTTTTGAAAAAAAGTTTTTCTGTTTCATTCATTCCTCCAACAGAAGAACCAATTAATAAAAGAGTATTTGAAAAATTAATTAACTTTGTTATATCTAATAATTTATCACATCTTTCTTTTAAAATAATATTTAAATCTTTATCTTTTTGTATTTGTCCAATTGCAACACTTCTTTCTTTAACATAGGTAGAATTTATTGCAATGGTATTCTTCTCTAAACAAATTGACTTAAATAACTCTTCTGAATTATTTCCTGCACAAGAAATTGAATCAAAATAATTTATATAGGCTTTATTATTTATTTTCATTAATATAGTTTAATAAACTAGATACAGATGCAAAAATATCTTGATATTGTTCAGTATTACTTATTTTTACACCATATTCTTTTTCGATAATTAAAACTAATTCAATTGAATCAACAGAATCTAATCCTATCCCATCTTCTCCAAATAAAGGTGCATCATCTTCGATGTCATCAATTGTAAAGTCTTCTAAATTTAGACCTTCAATTAGTACTTCTTTAAACTCATTAATAGTTATCATATTTTATCTTAACCTTGTAAATAATCTTTTGAAATAGTACTGTTTTTCATCTTTTAATCATCTTATAAATTATCTTTTAATAAATTATTTTGTACAATAACGAATACATATAGAAAGAAAATCATAGTGAAGTTATTTAAGAATTTATTTGAAGTTCTAGAAAAATCAGAAAACTATTACAAAGTTAAACTGGCAAAAAAAGAACATCCCGTATTTAAAGCACATTTTCCTCAAAACGAAATTCTGCCTGGATTTATGCAAATTGATATTATCTCAGATATATTAAATCATGAAATTAGCAGTATTTCAAAAGCAAAATTTTTGTCAATTATAAAACCTGAAGAGATAATTGAATATTATATTACTTGTGTAAATGTGTCCAAATATAAAATAATAATAAAAAATGAAAATAAGAAAATAAGTGAAATAATCTATGAAATTTAGTGAAATTATAGTTGTAATACCTACATATAATAATGATTCAACAATACAAAGAGTTGTCGATGATGTATTATCTTATAATATTAAAACAATAGTTGTTGATGATGGATATGATAATCCAATAGAAGAAAAGTTAAATAAAAATTCAAACTTAATTGTTTTAAGACACCACATAAATATGGGAAAAGGTGA contains these protein-coding regions:
- a CDS encoding beta-ketoacyl synthase chain length factor, translated to MKINLEIIDASHIFAEKEIANLKTKELVPKMIIRRRLTRASKLVLELISNVNFKDGRIIFGTSYGELLSTSKILNAISNNEILSPTDFQNSVYNTPVSYASILSNNTNEILTVSAGEETSLKVLKVGAVKALDSDEILLVCAETLDIDNIEEVNNCIKYLESAVALKVKITKEQATIDFINIQNDEYPKSIEHMIHISKFFKKNEKNIIEVNI
- a CDS encoding beta-ketoacyl-[acyl-carrier-protein] synthase family protein, whose protein sequence is MKINNKAYINYFDSISCAGNNSEELFKSICLEKNTIAINSTYVKERSVAIGQIQKDKDLNIILKERCDKLLDITKLINFSNTLLLIGSSVGGMNETEKLFFKNKNYKKINPKKHPVDAIAYFLKQNYKFLDDISFSTACTSSANALGYAKEVISKGIYENVLVIGIDALSFTTVCGFSALSVLSSNPCTPFDKNREGMNVAEGFGILLLQNKKEKNSIELCGVGYSSDSHHMTQPHPEGLGAKKAMENALKNANLHINDISYINAHGTGTYANDFSELNAIKSLFTDIKPKVSSTKSITGHTLGAAGAIEAIISCMVLKEQIIPSNKGLKKIEIDDINYSFETTSSKVNYVLSNSFAFGGNNTSLIFGLVK
- a CDS encoding phosphopantetheine-binding protein, producing MITINEFKEVLIEGLNLEDFTIDDIEDDAPLFGEDGIGLDSVDSIELVLIIEKEYGVKISNTEQYQDIFASVSSLLNYINENK